From the genome of Primulina huaijiensis isolate GDHJ02 chromosome 11, ASM1229523v2, whole genome shotgun sequence:
CATAAAGTGATAAGTCAGAACAATTTTGTTTCCACTGCAAGGAGCTTTGACATTGGCGAGCAGTTGCATAGAGTATCTGCCCAGAAACATTCTGACAatagtatgttctatattgataTAAATGTCTATATTGACTCTTCTTGGGTATTTAGatattatttctttgttttcagAAATATTAATAAGAAAATGTTTTTCTATTAGATAAAAAAGACGGAATGATAGAACACAAAGAGGTTCGAGAAACACCCACAACTGAGATATTATAACCCACACATCAACTGTCAGTAGAAGAGATACAAGTACCTAGGAGATCCGAAAGGATCTTAAGACCACCTGTGAAGTATGGTCTGCTTTTTGAAGATGTTCAGGATGAGTCTGACCATAGATGTGATCCAAGAAACTTCAAAGAAGTATTATCTGGTGGCAATTCGTCTAAATGTCTTCAAATCATGCAGTCTGAGATGGAAtccatgtattcgaaccaaATTTGGACATTGGTGGATCCTCCCGAGAGAATGGTTCTCATAGTATGCAAATGGATCTTAAATAGGAAACTTAGGGCGAATGAGAATGCATTGACTTTCAAGGTTAGACTGGTAGCTAAAGGCTATAGTCAAAGGaaatgattgattatgagaaaACATTTTTCCTCTGGTAGCAATTTCAAGTCCATTAGGATTCTGCTAGACATAGCAGCAtgatatgactatgaaatatgaaaaatggatGTGGAGACAACAGTACTTAATTGAGATATTAATGAAGATATTTACATATTTCAGCTAGAAGGGTTACATCAGCGGGAAATgcgcataaggtatgcaaacctTAGATTTCGATCTATGATCTGAAATAGGTATCGAAGaattggaacctcatattcgataacAATATCAAGAAGTTTGATTTTGTAACAAATCTTGAGAAACCATGtatgtacaagaaagttagtggaaGTGCAGTAtaattcctagtactttatgtttatgatatctactaattgtgaatgaattgtaatcaactaaaatatcaCTAGTAAGTAAATTCGAATATTGGCGGATCATCCTATGTATTGAGAATCAAATATGAGATATATCAAATAAGATGTTAAGGCTCAAACAagccacatacattgatactaTAATTAAAAGATTCTCTAAATAAATATATCTATCAATATATCATGGTGTGACTCAATCCAAATTAATGAGTCCCAAAATTGACTGGGAGAGAGAAATGATGACACACATATTCTCTACTCATCAGCTATTGGTAATATTATGTATGATACAATATCACACACATTGGTGTAAAATAGTGGAAACAatatacatttttaaattttaatacatattttcattttttacaatttaaacTAAATCGAAAAGAAtatactaaattttttaaaataattattaatttttaatcctTTAATATAAGAGAGGATGTTTGgtaaaaataagaatattttaggtaaaataaaaatccacGCCAAATTTAATTACTATTTAAAAAtctctaaaaaaattaattattaataaatattaaaaattatttattcctTAAAGATCTCTCACTTAACAGATAGTAATAGATTATGTTGATTTCAAGTAAAAatgttgttatatatattttcccaTTCGTAAGTCGATAAGGTTTTTTTGTAACCTGGTAAGGTTCAAATGACATATTTGCCTATGCTTATTAGTTTCGCTTTTGCTGTATTTGGATGCTGGCCGATTATATTTGtacatttatttcttttttcataTAAATTATACTGTTGAGATGTTAAAGAACATGGGATTTGAATGGAAAATTGGGCAATGGACTTAAATTTAAagctatatatataaaaacaacaTTATTTTATGCCTGTTGGAGGCTCAAACTCGCGAACAAATTAGAATCGAAACCACTCAACAAGCTCATTAGCTGGTTCAATTCATGTGTAAGTTGATGTATGAAACTTGGCAACCACATGGATGAACTAAAAGACACTGCACATTTTAACGTAAGAGGCTAGAGCCAAAGTGCAGTATGTGAAGAAGAATACACCTGGAAAGAAAAATGGCATACACAATTGCTCAAACAATTATCTACACAAGGCAAGACTAAAAGGTACTCTTTCTGTCTGTTTCATGTCTAACATTCGACTTCCCTAATTCGAATAATGGTACAAACATCGAATGACATCACCACATTCACCTAAATTTGACACAATATGTACAATGAATTGATTCAGAGCAAACGACAGATAAAAGTGAATTTACATTATACGAATTCAGCTAACATTCGGGTCGATTCCACTTCATGGGGACGACTTTCCTGAACTTCTGTTGACCAATACCAGGCCTCTCTGCAGCACGTGGCGGTTTCATCATATATGGTTTCTTTACAAGGTGGGGGTTGTAACGATCTATTTCTGGTTTCGACTTCCTGAATAGTTTCATTGGAGGTGATCTAACAGGTTCTGGAGTAGACCAGTCTAATGCTTGTTTTTCTAGGGAATCAGTACGAGTATTGTAGGTGTTTCTTTCGTCTGTTGTGAGCTTGAGCTTCTTTGAAGGAAACCCTTCATCGCCAAGTTTTATGAGATTCATGGTCCCATTTATTGATTTTGGTGGGTCGGAAAATTTATCAGATCTCTCCACGGCTTTAGATTTGCAAGCTTTCATGGACATCTGGGAAGGTTTTCCAAGCAACTTAACGGTTGAATGGTAATTTTTCTTTGAGGAATGAATAGCCAATTCACAAAGGGCTTGAGCGGCAGCATACATGCGGGAGTGCTCATCTGGCATCACCAACCAGCCAACATAagacaaaaaacaaaatatgttCACGTGCGGTATTCATTGAAAGGTACTATTTCATGCCAAGGATCTAGCAGTTAGTCTACATCCACGtaattattcaaatatcatGCTTGTTTGAACAGGAGTGCCACAAAAAACTTTCATGATCATAGCATAATAAATGACTTTGTTCTCATCAAGTGTATATTAATCTGACTAGTCTCTGTTGTGGGTTAAATTAATCCAAAACAGTATTTTCATGATAAAATAAATAGGGATGAAATGGATAAGACAAACTATCTGGTATTAAGTACCATAATTACCAATTGAAACTAGGGCTTAGATGAGATTTACCTGCTGCAGATATCTTAGAAGTTGAGCATGCTTCCAAGGAGGGAAGAAATTTTTCACTTGGAGCAATTTGATGTTCTGGACGCTCAGGCTTAAGCTTAAGTGAAGGCACTAAACTGTGATCAAATTGTAGTGATTCTAGGTCCATCTGTAAATCAGTAGAACCTCTCCGTAGGGCGGTAGAATTTCTAACTTTTATCCATCTACCTTGACATATTGTCCGACTTGCAGATAACTTACTGGCATCAGCACCCGACTTATTATGTCCAGAAAATGAATTGGACCAAGGAAAAGGCGGTAGGCCAGCTCGGTGAGAAACTGATTTGCCCACACGAGGATCATTGCCTTGTTTCAGAAAAGATGTCGCTGGCTTGGCCACATCAAATAGAAAAGACTCCAAATCCTTTGGTGGAGCAAGCGCGAGACGCTCCATGATTTCTTTCGGCTGATATAGAGGGGAATCGGCAATTAAGGTAGATATATTCATCTTGCCGACAGATTCTTGAACCTTCAAAGATAAGCTTCAGTCAACTCACTATAACAAATTTCAAAAACACTGAGATGCACTTCAAAAGTATGATATAATTCTTAAGTATGACGAGGTATGCCAGAAATAGAATCACATACATTCCTAGGGTTTTGGTCCAAAAATCTAATATTTGTGGTCTACAAAGGCAGAATAATATTGCGAGGAATTGATCAAAGGAATTAAATGCTTTAATCTTAAAATGCATACGATGATATTTTCCAAATTTATAGCCAAGAACAAAACTGTTAGCTATAAAAATACTAGCTCCAAAAGTTAATTGTTCCACTCCATGTGTGAGTGAGTGTATGGAGCCAGGATAAATTCATGGAGTTTCTTTCACTCTCTTAAAACAAGTAAGAAGTTTCTGGACCACATCAAGTATATGATTTCAAACTATACAGAAAATGCTAATTTATTTATCACCACACCATCCCTAGCTACTTAATAAAGTTTAGGCAAAATTCCATAGTCAAGTATCCAGACATACATTGTCAGAGGATGGAAGCTCTGCATCACAACTCTCTCCTTTGTCACTTTCACTTTGGCTTGTCGAGGAACTAGCAGTGACTAAGCTAGTCGAAACCTTTTGGTTGCAACTGTGATCAATTTCAGCACATTTTTCAGCGTGCAAAACCTTCCTAGCTTGAAGAACAGAGTAGGCCTTTCTTACCGACTGCAAAAGACTGCTGTTTGAATTCACTGCTTTCTTTCCCTTGTCTTTGGCAATACTAGCACAGTGATACTTTCCATGCAGAATCTCATCAAGAGGAATCTCATTGAAATTCTTTGTGATGTCAAAAACATCAGCTTTTAAACCATAGATTCCTGAAACTTGTTCATATTCAGCTCACTGATctaagaaaataatatataaatataacgCTCAAAAATTAATGAACACTTTCGTTAATCAAACCATACATCTATTCAAGATTCTATGTTTTCATTGTGCACAGAAAAGATAAAACAATGCAGATtatgtaaaaaagaaataaataattaagtaagagagaaaaaaagtTATCACTCCTGGAGATCCATCCCATCTTCCATAAACTTGAAGCTATCAATCCAACATTAGATTTTAAAAATGCAAATATGCATAAATGATCTCGCAGTGATACATCAGAAACATATCGTTTGCCAAGTAAAAACTGAACCGCTGAACCATTTTCCTTTTGACGATAGAAATATCGTAGAACGGAAGACACTGAAATTCCCATTTACGAAAGGTAGAACAACAAAAAGCAAGGGTATTAAAAACAGCTACGCCAGCGAACTACTAAAACTAAGGCATAGAAATAGCAACAGATCCCTATAAATATGGCAATAAACACACTAGGCCACAGTCAATAAACAAACAGAACTAAGAAAGTGATGCTTAAAATTCTACCGTTCCACTCCAGTTATACACCAGATGACAGCCATTGGAGTACAACTTGATAAACATCGTTTTTCTTAGActctttcaaaactcaaaaacgTGAAATATAAAACATGTTCTGCAGATATAACAGTTAGTCCAAGTTCCAACAAATTCCCAAAAAATGTGCAACTGTTTATCAACACATCTCTTCCAACATACTATTCAATTTTGTAAACGTCAGTACCAATATTTCCAAAAAACTGAAGTTTTCATCACATTTTTTACCACCGAACATTGTTCAAACTTCAAATATCGACTTTCTATCTTGCTACTACACCAACATTTGTGACTCAATTAAATCATCATGGCACTACCACACAGCCCACATAAACGGTTGGAGGAATCAAGTCAATAACCACATAAAAATAAGAGAACAGCAATACCATCCTTTTTCAAGTGGAATTTGCCCCTAATAACAAGATAGTCATATGTGATGGTGAGCCACAGACAAATTTGCCCCAATGAAACATTATTTTCAATGCAAGCATCATAATGTTTCAACTCAAATTAGAAATAATCAACTAACTAATCCTCGAGCTAGAAGTCGGTTGAACTCATGACATGATAAGAAATTTGGCCCATCAATAACAGAAAGATCGGGAATAACCCAATTCATACCGAAAAAGTTATTCCCTCCTGCAGCTGAATTGAAACTAACCAAGCCATTCTTCAAGGAGATTGAATCACATCTATTCTTGTGCGTTTTACCATTTCTTTTATCCCCGCGTTTGACAAGTGAACTTTTCCTTTGCTTAGCCACTTGGGTTTTCTCTGTATAAAGAGTAAAGTGGAGTACTATAAGAGTGGTTTGAGAAAGTTGCAGACTTTTTAATAACACAGAAATGCTCCAGCAGGTCATATggaatagaatttatttcacaGTCAAGAATAGTTATTATAGTTACTATGTTGATGCTATTTAAAGTCAGAACAGGTGCAATTACATATTCCATTTAATGGTTCGATTACTTTGAAATAGAAATAAGTTGGACGTCAAAATCCGAATATTCAAAGGATGAGACTCCAGAAAAAAGAACATGAAGATGTTACATAACTAGCCTACAAAAATGACACTATGGTAAAAATTTACCATTTCTTTTATCCCCAGGTTTGATAAGAGAACTTTTCCTTTGCTTAACCATTTGGGTTTTCTCTGTATAAAGAGTAAAATGGAATACCATAAGTTAATGGCTTGAAAAAGTTGCAGACTTCTCAATAACAAAGAATGCTCCAGCACGTCACATAAAACAGACTTTATTTCATAGTTACTCAAGAATAGGTATTATAGATACTAAATGCTATTTCAAGCCAGAACAGGTGTAATTACATAACCAATTCATGGTTCAATTAGTTCATCAACCCAGGCTTGCCAGTGATGTTTGGTTGGAGATAATTGATTCAAAAAGAAACAAGTTGGAGGATAAAATCCAAATACTCAAAGAATGAGACTCCAGAATAAAACACTGAAATGTAAACTAACCTACAGACATGACATTTTATGAGGAAAAAGATTTGCAACAAAAGCTAaaaatgtatgttttctttcatGTAATCACAGCTTTTGACATGGAAAAGGAAATGTGCACAAGAGCAAAAAATCATGGACACAGTTCATTGACTGGAAAAACTAggcaaaagtttatgaaaatgacCAGCTAAAGATAATCACAAACACATTCTGATGGTACCTGCGATACACGtctgaaaatatataatattttagccACCAATCGCCACCTAATTATCCTCCATGCACACACATTTAAGTATATACAAAGCATATACTACAAAtaactattttatattttttcacatAAAATTATGTACGTTAATTAGGTGGCGATCGGTGGCTAAAATGATTCCACATAAAATGCAGTACGCATCTGTACATCTAGATGAATCTGGAACCTTATTAAAGATCATTGGCATGAAATGGTACCCACTTCATCCAAAACCAGACGTCAATTGGTACATACATTGTCTTAAGATGGATATCTGATTCTACTCAAACTCATGTGCTTAAACTCTGGCTAAGGAATCCTTTCTTGTAGCCAAGTGTTCTTGTACAATAATATATTCAAAAAGTGGATACAAAATTCAAAGCTTAACCATTATTCCCAAAGACTCCAAAAAGAAAATAGGAGATTGAGTATACAGGTATATTAAACATTAAAATCATCTTTCAGACAATACAATGACCACAATGACAACAATGATGAGTAACACGCCGGTATaagaaaagggaaaaaattCAAGAGACACGGATATATTGTTAAGAATTTAATATGATGGAACTAGGGTGTCTACTGTCTACGCAGACAAGGGGGGAGCATAGAGCTCGCTATTGTGCTTAGCGAAGCCCCGTGGCCTATCATCGCGATAgcatgaacattttttttaaagtaacgCATGTTTTGTAGGCCTATTTTGCACAACTTTTAAGCCCAATTCTATTTCAAATCAAAGCTGCTTCTCATCTTATGTTCAATCTTCTCCGCTTCTCCTGATCAACCCTAACATCAACCCTACAATTCTCCACTGCTTATCCTCTTCAGTTGTTCGTGGTTTGCCATCCTCTTCAGTTGCTCGTGGTTTGCCAGACTTCGGGCTATCGACCGCCGAACTTATGTAAATAAATGTAGCTTCTTCCAAGAAAAGGAATATGTTGGAGCAAAAAACGCCTGAATGATTCGGTGTTCGTTAAGTATAACAGAGCTCTGAGGAGTAGATACGATAGTCGTGATACCATCAATCATATCATATTGAATGAAGTAGATGATGACAATAAATGGTTGGTAGAGATACTGGAAGATGAAAAGCCTGACTTTGTTCATGATGGTGATGATTTAACTTGGTAAGATGTTGCAGATGTTGTTGGAGCAGATGAAGCTCCTTATACATTGAGCAATCCAAAGGGGCCTCGAAGGCGACCCCTACATCTACACGGGCCTCAAAGGCGACAACATCTACACCTACAGGAAGCTCGAAGGCGGCCACATCTAAGTCTAAAGGGAAAAAGCCAATAACATCTGCTGCACATAATCTTGCAGATGAAGATGATAAATTCGACTTTGACAAAGAAAGTGAAGAACAGAACGATGACGAGCGTTATGCAATTTCAAATGAAGAAGATAGTCTCGATCTTGAtgaagaatatgaagatgaattttagattatatttttCCAGTTCTAGAATGGAGGTTTTGTATCCTTTGAACTTATATGTTTATTACTTAAGCATGAAATGTTGATTTAATGTTActatatgttatatattatatatttatatacttgTGGCATTTTACTTTCAAATAGTCCTCGCTACGCTATTCGCTATGCACTATAGCCACGGGAAACCTTTGCGCTATAGAGCGCTACGCGCGATATACAACTATTGGGGGGGCGGGGGGACAAAAATTAAGGAGCAAATTCAAGATTTTCTGCTCAGATAGAAACAAACACCAAGAACAAAGTATTAAACATGAAGGTACTTTCATCTGGGAGATTAATTCACTAACAACACTCCatcaacaaaaaattattagacTGGTACCTGAAGTATTACCGCTTGCGGGACATGATGCAAGCTCAAGAGGCATTACTTCTGCATCTAATAATCCAGATTTACTATTAGAAACTTCCATCGGTACCATCCCTGATCTCTTAGAGCACACACTATTGCTTCTTGGTATTTCACAAGTTCTCCCAATTAAAAGCTTATCCCCTAAATCCAGTTCCCAGGAAGGAGAATTCCTGTTCTCCAAGCAAGAATTATTTGCAAGATCCTTGTTGTGCAATCTAGGGCATTGAGAAGCTTGCCTACAAATTTCAGAAACAGGTATCTTGCCCCATGAATCAGTTACTGACATGTCATCAACCTGAATATCTTCCAATACAATCATATTTAGAAAGAAGGTTGATTGTAGATGAATTGAAGAAACAGCTACATCAAATGCTATGCAGCACAATATGTCAAAATGAAACTAGAAAATACATGTTACATctcaaataatccataaactgaataaaatattcaataaaataaGCATGAAATACCAATTTTATACAATAACTCACCTGTCATTCACTAAAACAAAGCATGAAATAATGGATTAAATTGTTCTTATAGGCGAGGGTAAAACACTTTAAATCTACAATTGTAGTAAGGTTACAACTTGCAACCTTACTAAAGTTCCTTCACACAGGGGTAAGCCCCAACTCGTGGTTTTAAAAGGTGGGTGAGCCTGCTGCAGTTGGGTGTATACCCAGGCgcaatctttttaaaaaaaaatcagggaAGTTGCATTTGACACCTCTTTTCTTTAATAAGAATTGGCTGCCTCTTCTTTACCATCAAAAAAGCCCAAAGAGCAAAACCTAAGAAATAAGAAGCAGCACAGCAACGATCAAAACCCCAAACCCCAAGAAATAAGTAGATAAATGtgtcattaaatatttttttctttgcaCACCTgaattatttcaataataacATTCTTTCCATACATAATATAGTAGATAAATATGTTTTTCTAAAAAACCGATAGTGAGTGTTGCTTCGATAAGGCGAACGCCTCAGGCTCCGAGACCCCTTTGTGCCTTGCGTCCATTACAACCATGCTCCAAATGGTATAAAAGCATTGTCGATGCTCAGGAATGCTTTTAATGAAAGAAAACATGTGGGAAAAATGGAGGACATACTGTACATCGTAAAGCACATTTAATgcaaaattagtttttttagGTAACAAGCATCCCCCCTTCGAAAAAGAAGGTAACAAGTATCATAAAtggtgaggaaaaaaaaaaagaaacgcTGCTCCTATTATTAATTGTCACTACCACAAATCCATATAACAATTGTTGAAGTAAATAACTGGGAAACAAGCACCATCATTTCATAACTGTTTCGCTATGCCCAGTAAAAGTTCCGCCATTTAGATTCTTTGTAGAGGAATAACTACTGCTGAATTTAACACAGGCAAACGAAACCGAATAGAGAAGCAATACTCCACTGCAGTCATAACCAAACTAACTGATTTTCAGTGACCCTCAGAATAAATTAGCCGAGATTTCGTCAATCAATTCTATTTAAACAATATTGGCTTGGTACTTTGACCATCGAGACTTGTGCGTTGCAGCTTTTGAACCAACTGCACCAATAGTGCCAAAACTTCGAAAGTCTTATAAatggaaaaacaaaaaattcaagtGATTACTATCTCAATACAAACACAACCAAAACCAAATCCTAGAACAAACGTCAATACAGTTACTAGAAGCTCACCTTTTTGAACCCCTGAGCTGCATGCACCCCCAGACAGCCGCCCAACTTCAGTCACCACCACACCTCCTCCAAAACCCTCGGCCGATCCCATGATTCTACCCACGCAACCGCCACTGCAGCTTCAATTCAACCCAGGAACATCATGGCACCATAAGCCCTGACAAATTCAACAATATTTCCATTCAAATAACTAGTCACCCGCAAATCCGACAATGTTTTGAACTAATATATCAAATCTGAGCTGAATTGAAGCCGTTGACCGCAGTGAAAAGACATATGAAGCGGAAAATCTAAGGAAAGAGGGAGGTTTGAATAGTGAAAAGGTAAATTCCAGCGAAGGATCATGTTGCGGCCGAGCGGGGAGAGAGAAATTAGGGCACGAAATGATGATTGGAAGGTGAGAGTATTTATACTTTTCGGGAAAGGCACAAAATTGAGGGATCTATCCAGAGCGCGTGGCGTCACCCGTTATCCACTGAACCTGAACATATATATCGCTGCACGTGCTTTTCAAAGCTTCTCAAATGCGATGCAAAAATCTTGCACGAGTTAACATAGTGAAAATATTCCATTTTAAGAAAATACAAGCATATAACTAGGGGTCGGGATTCCGGTCTCGACCCGAACTCGATCGAGTGCTTTTTTTCGGGTAATTAAGTACCCAATCGGGTATCCGAAACCCGCTTGATTCTGATTTAAGATTGGATTTTCACTCATTTCGAATTTTTGAGTCTGCCAAATAATACATGCACAACTTCCTTCGTTCATTTTTTCATGTGGTTTTCATTTAGAATCAATATTTGAGAAACTCTTCTATTCAACCTTGCATTTGTTTGTATGCTCTTCTCTAGCATTTGTGGAGAAATCAGGTAGTCACCAGAGTCGAGTTGGGTTTGGGTACTAAAAACAGTATCCGAAAAAATCGGGCACCTGAACTGAACTATCCGAAACCCGACCCGTGCCCATAAGTAACAGTAATTACtttcttgattatttttatttccattCAAACACAACTTCCATTTAATTCTTGAAGTACTctaaaaattctaaattaatcCCCCCAGTACTCTTCATAATTCAGATGTCGTTTCCCTTCCCTTTCTCcctaaaattcttgaaaatctcTTCttgattttcaagaaatttaagTGTCTTTTGTTCGGTTCAAGACTAGAAGTCGATTCCCCTAGTTCGCATATCTCATCTCCGACGAAAAAAGTCAagtttaattcaatttttgacATACcatcaaagaaataattatcTACTTTTGTTTTTATGTGTGCGTGTGgattgaattatatatatatatttNCTTTTCTATGAGtattatgaatattttaaatacaCAAGTATGATATCTTTTTATAACAAATCAATGAACACAACTTTTTATTGTTGAAGCATGAATAATTTTCATAGCATGAACTGATTTATGAAAAGTATGAAGGATATTTCGATGTCGTATGAGTACTTGTTGTGAAagcatgggattattacttccgATGAGCACTAGAAGGTTTAATCCAAACTTATACGGATGGAGCATATTGTCATTGGTTAATGCGGGTTGTGTAACATGTTAAGGggtggtataccgtaccgtaaccataccgaaaattttatattatatatcataccgaaattacggtataagaaaattcataccgataccgtaccAAAAAATTCTGTATACCAATTTTCGGCATGTCGAAAATTTCGATACATGtaactagcataccgattataccgaaattgaACGATATACCGAGATTTCGGTACAGTATtggtatataccgttttataccgaaaaaaccttacattttaaaatttttataaatttattgttttaaaatattatatattttaaaaattttgtatattttttcggtatttcggtatatataccgaaattctcaaatttcatactgttatcgtaccgaaaaattcggtattgttaccatatcgtaccgaaatcttcggtataccgaaaattcggtaaattcggAATTGTTTCGGTACGGTAATCTCGATATATctaaaattcgatattttttcccaCCCTTAGTTATGATAAGATTGGTCAACTATAAACATGATCATATAGATGATACAAGCGTATATGAATGGTTACCACATTTACATTATATTTCATCTACGAAAAATGATATATGTTTTGAAGTCAAGTCTATGATCATATCATAcatttgtgatatttttttttatatgtattttttaatatttgaatatccttgttgagtctttagaataacTATGCTTGAATGACGTAGGTGAGAATGATGATAAGGATGTTGATATTGGGAAAGCGACAGAGTAGTTCACAGAAACGAGAGGATTGCATGGCACGACGACACTCATCCGAGAACCTTTCGCTGCCTAAGATTTCTTTATGAGTGGATACATAATTGTTTCTTATGGTTATGTGCACAAACATGTTAGGATGCTttcattatattatttcatGAGTTATTGTAAGGTTGTCTTTGATTGGTTAAAGTATGAGACAT
Proteins encoded in this window:
- the LOC140987845 gene encoding uncharacterized protein isoform X5; translated protein: MSVTDSWGKIPVSEICRQASQCPRLHNKDLANNSCLENRNSPSWELDLGDKLLIGRTCEIPRSNSVCSKRSGMVPMEVSNSKSGLLDAEVMPLELASCPASGNTSEKTQMVKQRKSSLIKPGDKRNEKTQVAKQRKSSLVKRGDKRNGKTHKNRCDSISLKNGLVSFNSAAGGNNFFGIYGLKADVFDITKNFNEIPLDEILHGKYHCASIAKDKGKKAVNSNSSLLQSVRKAYSVLQARKVLHAEKCAEIDHSCNQKVSTSLVTASSSTSQSESDKGESCDAELPSSDNVQESVGKMNISTLIADSPLYQPKEIMERLALAPPKDLESFLFDVAKPATSFLKQGNDPRVGKSVSHRAGLPPFPWSNSFSGHNKSGADASKLSASRTICQGRWIKVRNSTALRRGSTDLQMDLESLQFDHSLVPSLKLKPERPEHQIAPSEKFLPSLEACSTSKISAADEHSRMYAAAQALCELAIHSSKKNYHSTVKLLGKPSQMSMKACKSKAVERSDKFSDPPKSINGTMNLIKLGDEGFPSKKLKLTTDERNTYNTRTDSLEKQALDWSTPEPVRSPPMKLFRKSKPEIDRYNPHLVKKPYMMKPPRAAERPGIGQQKFRKVVPMKWNRPEC